The following coding sequences lie in one Oncorhynchus kisutch isolate 150728-3 linkage group LG27, Okis_V2, whole genome shotgun sequence genomic window:
- the LOC109872051 gene encoding heparan sulfate 2-O-sulfotransferase 1 has translation MGLLRIMIPPKFQLLALLAFAVAMFFLENQIQKLEESRGKLERAIARHEVREIEQRHTQDGLRERETPSVADSEDVVVIYNRVPKTASTSFTNIAYDLCGKNHYHVLHINTTKNNPVMSMQDQVRFVKNVTEWREMKPAFYHGHVSFLDFTKFGVKKKPVYINVIRDPIERLVSYYYFLRFGDDYRPGLRRRKQGDKKTFDECVSAGGSDCAPEKLWLQIPFFCGHYSECWNVGSHWALEQAKYNLVNEYLLVGVTEELEDFVMMLEAALPRFFRGATELYRTGKKSHLRKTSEKKPPTKESIAKLQQSAIWKMENEFYEFALEQFQFVRAHAVREKDGELYLLAQNFFYEKIYPKTN, from the exons ATGGGGCTTCTAAGAATCATGATACCGCCCAAGTTTCAGCTTCTGGCGCTGTTGGCATTCGCAGTGGCCATGTTCTTCTTGGAGAACCAAATCCAGAAGCTGGAGGAGTCTCGGGGAAAGCTAG AGCGGGCCATCGCGAGGCACGAGGTGCGTGAGATCGAGCAGCGGCACACACAGGATGGCCTACGGGAGCGGGAGACCCCCTCGGTGGCCGACAGCGAGGACGTGGTGGTTATCTACAACCGCGTGCCCAAGACGGCCAGTACCTCCTTCACCAACATCGCCTACGACCTGTGTGGCAAGAACCACTACCACGTGCTGCACATCAACACCACCAAGAACAACCCGGTCATGTCCATGCAGGACCAG GTGCGGTTTGTGAAAAACGtgacagagtggagggagatgaAGCCGGCGTTCTACCACGGTCACGTTTCTTTCCTGGACTTTACAAA GTTTGGAGTAAAGAAGAAGCCCGTCTACATCAATGTGATCCGCGACCCCATCGAGCGCCTGGTGTCCTACTACTACTTCCTGCGTTTTGGGGACGACTACCGGCCCGGCCTGCGGCGCCGCAAACAGGGGGATAAGAAG ACCTTTGATGAGTGTGTGTCAGCGGGAGGCTCAGACTGCGCCCCGGAAAAGCTGTGGCTGCAGATCCCCTTCTTCTGTGGTCACTACTCTGAGTGCTG GAACGTGGGCAGTCACTGGGCCCTGGAGCAGGCCAAGTATAACCTGGTCAATGAGTACCTGCTGGTGGGGGTGACAGAGGAACTGGAGGACTTTGTTATGATGCTGGAGGCGGCGCTGCCACGCTTCTTCAGGGGCGCCACAGAGCTCTACAGAACAG GGAAGAAATCCCATCTGAGGAAGACGAGTGAGAAGAAGCCGCCGACCAAGGAGTCCATCGCCAAGCTGCAGCAGTCGGCCATCTGGAAGATGGAGAACGAGTTCTACGAGTTTGCCCTGGAGCAGTTCCAATTTGTCCGGGCTCACGCCGTCCGGGAGAAGGACGGGGAACTCTACCTGCTGGCCCAGAACTTCTTCTACGAGAAGATCTACCCCAAAACTAACTAA